The following DNA comes from Pomacea canaliculata isolate SZHN2017 linkage group LG10, ASM307304v1, whole genome shotgun sequence.
aaaattaaaaatagctCTAGAGACAACTAGAAGGTTATGTTTCTTGAGCTATGggttcacacgcacacacgcatatgTGGCATCAAAGGCACCCGCATGACCAGTGTTAGTCATGCATCAAACATGACATGCGTTTGGTCAGTCCGACTGATTGGTACGTACAGTAAGTACAGCTCCAACAATTAACGCCATAACGGAAGAATATGACGTCACCACGGGGTATCGACGAATAGTATTGACTAATGGGTGCTTCACTTTTGTCGCGCATGCACGCAGGCATGCACGCAGACGCACATACACTCTTTCTCTGATCTCTTCCGTAGCATAATGTATACCGTCGTCTGACAGACACAAAGGAGGACACACAACAAGGCCAATGCCCACGTGACTTGGCAAGCCAGAGACTTATGTTAGAGACCTTTGTTTACCAGGATAGTAAGGTATTTAACTGAGGTGCTTCTACCCAGACACACTTTCTTTGCGCCCGCCTCCCTCTACTGACATTTCGTAGAGCAGTGACATCTGCAAGAAAGGCTGACTTTATCTGAGAATCATCAGGTCGAAGAgttcttatttcattttcagtttggaAAAATTCAGAAGACACTGTGCAGTGTACAGGCAACAGTTCCGTAAATCGAGTTGCAGTTTTTAGTGGCTTGCGAGATATGAAATAACTTGTAAGGTTCAAGAAATACATcgattgaattaaaaaaaaaatagttgtgaaGTGATGTGGAAAAACTTTAGAGGTTCATGAAATGCTGCGTAGCAACATGGAAAATAACTTATTGTGTTACAGCACTTATGTTGAGTAGCAGTTTGCGACGGAGAGaataacttttcaaaataagCTTCAGAACAATTGATGATCAACTAGGAATTCAAGCAGTACAAGATGCATTTATGTGATCGGTGCTGGTGAGCTCCAGTCGACCTAAGATAATGCTGTGAGAGTACTGCTGGCTTGGCTGTCGACGAAGTAGGTTTTGAGACATTTTGAGTCAGTAACCGGCATGTTAGTCTCGATCGTAAAAGAGACATTTTGGAAGACTATAACGACATCTGCATGCCATCAAATTTCCGAGAGATATTGTGAGAGTGCGCACTATGCCGTGCACTATGTCCGGTGCGGGCCTTCGGCTGCCAGCTCCTCCAGCGCCTCCAGCCCTCCAGCTTCCAGTTACTTCCAGCAAGCCATGATGGCTCTCGACAATGAATATGATAGCAGCGAGGATACATGTCGAGGTTAGTCCTGATAGAGTCAGCAGCTTCTGTTCGTGTTATTTTAGTAAGTGGAATGTCTGCTTTACGTTAGAGTCGATAATTATATTCTTAATCCAAAAGCTCTATGTCCtatttccttttgtaatataatttcagttttaacaaAGAGGGCCTCCAAAATGCTAGAAGGAAGTTAGAAGTCGGTGCCAAGATGAGTAAGGCACGAGTGTAGGTTTATTTAGATGTAGACGAACTTGAACAACTCGATCATTAATGTTATAATCAAGCGGTCCATTTCgctcactcctcagttcttcatcttcatccatgttCACTTCATGTTTGTCATGGTGTGACTTCTGTTTCTTGTATGATTGACTGTGGTTTCGCGCATTGAACTTACCTCCACATGGGTAATTCGCTCTACAAGTCTGTGTTGTTGGTGTATCGGTGTTATTTTGGAATAAATGTAGTCAAGGTGATCTAAATATAGGGGAATGAGGAATTATTCTCCTAATAATGgaaacagctaaaaaaatcaaattattcaGCATCCgagctttttcatttttttttaaaaagaggtaAACCCTATAACTAGGTTTGCATATGACTTAATTGTCATTGACACAGACTTCCATCTTAATGTAAGGTCTTTAATTGATATTAGTgcatatttttaatgcattttgttaaagtaaaaaatgaaagaagtatTATAGTGTTGTTTTGCATGTTCAGACAGTTCCAACAGCGACACTGAATGCACGGAATGCAGCAGACAGCGCCGAAGTGATGCCATGGCAACGTTGGAGCAGCATGCACTTGCAAACGGGGAAGTAACTGGGGATGAGGATAACAGTGCTTTAAGAGTGACTTCCCCTGTTGGCAATGGTGACGTTCGTTGTGGTCGCTGTGCGGCTCGGAGTACAACCAACGGTAACAGCTCTATCGCAACGGTCGAAGGGCAGAGTCCGCGACTGGCGAGAAGAAAGTCTTCTACTGACAAAGGAGTGCAGTGGGCGGACGAACAGAACAAGCAGTTAGCGCGAGAACAGCCCCCGAAACGGCGAGAAAGGAAACCGTCAGTCACAAGTGTGGCTCCACCTAGGCCCATTCTCAAGCATCCTTAGAAGGCGAGTAGTGGTTGAGGGTGTTGTCTGCGTGCCCAAGAAGTGTCAGGCAGCTTGGTTGGTACAGTGAACAGTGATCAAGCCTGGATTGACACAGAGGAATAGCTGTCATTGGTATCATCCAGGCTGCAGTCAGTAGGAGATACACACAAGAGACTATCTTTGTGGGTCGTAGACAAGGTTTCTTTCTTGCCAGAGAATAGTTTTGTCGTTGTTCAAAATAGATGAATATAACTGCTTTATACCGATTGATACTCACATGGTTAATTAAGCGTATGCATACTTACAAACTGTTGTTGAAgcaaaaaatctgttttttaatCGAAAAACAAGGCAGAAAATGAAACTGCAACGCAactgacattttaatttaagTAAAGGTGCGACATATACAGATGTTGAAAAGAGGTTTTAGCAAAGGCAGGTCATTAAGTTCATTATCAACAACTGAAATGACGAAATGAACTTCACTGCGGTCGCACGTCAACGGTAATCGATGAGTTCGCAAACTTCAAAGAACTATTTGCACCTGAGTTTCATTTCTTGCCGGCAGCGTATTGCCGCTGGTGAAACGGGCTTTA
Coding sequences within:
- the LOC112574111 gene encoding uncharacterized protein LOC112574111; translated protein: MLVSIVKETFWKTITTSACHQISERYCESAHYAVHYVRCGPSAASSSSASSPPASSYFQQAMMALDNEYDSSEDTCRDSSNSDTECTECSRQRRSDAMATLEQHALANGEVTGDEDNSALRVTSPVGNGDVRCGRCAARSTTNGNSSIATVEGQSPRLARRKSSTDKGVQWADEQNKQLAREQPPKRRERKPSVTSVAPPRPILKHP